Within the Dialister hominis genome, the region GGCGTTGCAATGCCGAAGCCAACGGCGACGGGAACGTCCGTGTACTTCCTGATCGTATCGGTGATGGCTTTGACGTTCGTCGTGATTTCGCTCCTGACGCCTGTGACCCCCATGGAGGAAACGAGGTAGATGAAGCCTTCTGCATCTCTCGCAATCATGCCGACGCGGCCTTCAGAGGTCGGGGCGATGAGGGAGATGATCTTCACGCCATGCGCTCTGGCGGGTTCTGCGAGTTCTCCTTTTTCTTCATATGGCATGTCTGGAACGATGATGCCGGAGATGCCTGCCTTCTCGCAGCGGGCAAAGAATTTCTCTGCGCCGTAGACGTAGACCGGATTGAGGTAGGTCATGAAGACGAGAGGAATATCGATTTTCAGAGCGACTCTTTCTACCATGTCGAAGATCTTGTCTGTCGTGGTGCCGGCAGCAAGGGCGCGGATGGTCGCTTTCTGGATGACTTCCCCTTCTGCCACAGGATCGGAGAAAGGAATACCAATTTCAATCAGGTCGCACCCGGACTTTGCCATGATTTCTATATACCGCTCGGTATCTTCCAGACTCGGGTCGCCTGCTGTCAGGAAACCGATGAATGCTTTGTGCCCGTCGAAGGCTTTTTCTAATTTATTCATGAATGTCCACCCCTCTGTATCTTGCCATGGCTGCTACGTCCTTGTCGCCGCGGCCGGAAATGCAAATGATCATGATGTCGTCTTTCTTCATCGTCGGTGCCAGCTTGATGGCTTCTGCGACGGCATGCGCGCTTTCGATGGCCGGAATGATGCCTTCCGTCCTTGACAGGTATTCGAAGGCGTCGACGGCTTCGTCGTCAGTGATCGGCACGTATTCAGCGCGGCCGATGTCCTTCAGGTAGGAGTGTTCGGGTCCTACGCCCGGATAGTCGAGGCCGGCGGAAACGGAGTAGACCGGTGCGATCTGTCCGTATTCATCCTGCACGAAGTAGGATTTCATGCCGTGGAAGATGCCTTCGGTCCCCATCGTGAGGGTCGCCGCATGCTTTCCTGTATGGATGCCCCTTCCTGCCGCTTCGCATCCGATGAGGCGGACGCCTTCGTCTGGGATGAAATGGTAGAAGGTGCCAATGGCGTTGCTGCCGCCTCCGACGCAGGCAAGGACAGCGGCCGGGAGTTTCCCTTCCGCTTCCAGGATCTGCGCTCTGGCTTCCTTGCTGATGATGGCCTGGAAATCGCGGACGATCATCGGGAACGGATGCGGGCCGACGGCCGATCCCATGATGTAGTAGGTGTCGTCGAGACGTCTCGTCCATTCGCGGAGCGTTTCGCTGACGGCATCCTTCAGTGTCATGGTCCCGGAGGTGACGGGATGGACCTTGGCGCCGAGGAGACGCATGCGGTAGACATTCAGTGCC harbors:
- the trpA gene encoding tryptophan synthase subunit alpha; translation: MNKLEKAFDGHKAFIGFLTAGDPSLEDTERYIEIMAKSGCDLIEIGIPFSDPVAEGEVIQKATIRALAAGTTTDKIFDMVERVALKIDIPLVFMTYLNPVYVYGAEKFFARCEKAGISGIIVPDMPYEEKGELAEPARAHGVKIISLIAPTSEGRVGMIARDAEGFIYLVSSMGVTGVRSEITTNVKAITDTIRKYTDVPVAVGFGIATPDQAEDMAGASDGAIVGSAIVKIIEEHGSKADEPLAAYIRSMKDGVEKAEGK
- the trpB gene encoding tryptophan synthase subunit beta, which translates into the protein MTKREGRYGVHGGQYVPETLMNAVLEVEEAYEKYKNDPDFNKELDDLNRNYTGRPSLLYYAKKMSEDLGGAKIYLKREDLNHTGAHKINNVLGQALLAKRMGKTRIIAETGAGQHGVAAATAAALFGMECEVFMGKEDTERQALNVYRMRLLGAKVHPVTSGTMTLKDAVSETLREWTRRLDDTYYIMGSAVGPHPFPMIVRDFQAIISKEARAQILEAEGKLPAAVLACVGGGSNAIGTFYHFIPDEGVRLIGCEAAGRGIHTGKHAATLTMGTEGIFHGMKSYFVQDEYGQIAPVYSVSAGLDYPGVGPEHSYLKDIGRAEYVPITDDEAVDAFEYLSRTEGIIPAIESAHAVAEAIKLAPTMKKDDIMIICISGRGDKDVAAMARYRGVDIHE